In Rhinatrema bivittatum chromosome 1, aRhiBiv1.1, whole genome shotgun sequence, a single genomic region encodes these proteins:
- the ENC1 gene encoding ectoderm-neural cortex protein 1, which produces MSVSMHENRKSRASTGSINIYLFHKSSYADSVLTHLNLLRQQCLFTDVLLHAGSRSFPCHRAVLAACSRYFEAMFSGGLKESQAKEVNFHDSIHPEVLELLLDYAYSSRVIINEENAESLLEAGDMLEFEDIRDACAEFLEKNLHPTNCLGMLLLSDAHQCTKLYELSWRMCLSNFQTISKSEDFLQLPKDMIVQLLSSEELETEDERMVYESAVNWIHYDLNKRHCYLADLLQTVRLALLPAIYLMENVAMEELIIKQKKSKELVEEAIRCKLKILQNDGVVTSLCARPRKTGHALFLLGGQTFMCDKLYLVDQKAKEIIPKADIPSPRMEFSACAIGCKVYITGGRGSENGVSKDVWVYDTLHEEWSKAAPMLVARFGHGSAELKHCLYVVGGHTAATRCLPASPSVSLKQVEQYDPVTNKWAIVAPLREGVSNAAVVSAKLKLFAFGGTSVGHDKLPKVQCYDPCENRWTVPAICPQPWRYTAAAVLGNQIFIMGGDTEFSACSAYKFNSETYQWTKVGDVTAKRMSCHAVASGNKLYVVGGYFGIQRCKTLDCYDPTLDVWNSITTVPYSLIPTAFVSTWKHLPS; this is translated from the coding sequence ATGTCAGTCAGCATGCATGAGAACCGCAAGTCTAGAGCCAGCACTGGTTCTATtaatatttacctgttccacaaATCATCATATGCCGACAGCGTTCTCACCCATCTGAACCTTCTGCGCCAGCAGTGTCTGTTTACAGATGTCCTTCTCCATGCTGGAAGCAGGTCCTTCCCATGCCATAGAGCTGTCCTGGCTGCATGCAGTCGTTACTTTGAAGCAATGTTCAGTGGAGGACTTAAGGAAAGCCAGGCCAAGGAAGTAAATTTCCATGATTCCATTCACCCAGAGGTCTTAGAACTTCTTCTGGACTATGCATACTCGTCAAGGGTAATCATCAATGAAGAAAATGCAGAGTCCCTCCTGGAAGCTGGGGACATGTTAGAATTTGAGGACATCAGAGATGCCTGTGCCGAGTTCTTGGAGAAAAACCTTCACCCTACCAACTGTCTTGGAATGCTATTGCTTTCCGATGCTCACCAGTGCACTAAGCTCTATGAACTTTCATGGAGGATGTGCCTTAGCAACTTTCAAACTATCAGTAAAAGTGAAGACTTTCTCCAGCTGCCAAAAGATATGATAGTACAGCTGCTGTCAAGCGAGGAACTGGAGACTGAAGATGAGAGGATGGTCTACGAGTCTGCTGTCAACTGGATTCATTATGATCTAAACAAGCGGCACTGTTACCTAGCTGACCTGCTGCAGACTGTGAGGCTGGCCCTCTTACCAGCCATATACCTCATGGAGAACGTAGCCATGGAAGAACTCATTATCAAGCAGAAGAAAAGCAAGGAGCTGGTAGAAGAAGCAATAAGGTGCAAATTAAAAATATTGCAGAACGATGGCGTGGTCACCAGCTTGTGCGCCAGGCCACGCAAAACTGGCCACGCCTTGTTTCTCCTAGGGGGACAGACATTTATGTGTGACAAGTTGTACCTGGTGGACCAAAAGGCAAAGGAGATCATTCCAAAGGCTGATATTCCAAGTCCACGCATGGAGTTCAGTGCCTGTGCTATTGGCTGTAAGGTCTACATCACGGGTGGTCGGGGATCAGAAAATGGAGTCTCGAAGGACGTTTGGGTGTACGACACTCTTCACGAAGAGTGGTCAAAGGCTGCCCCTATGCTGGTTGCCAGATTTGGTCATGGCTCTGCTGAACTGAAGCACTGTTTGTATGTGGTGGGAGGGCACACGGCAGCGACTAGGTGCCTTCCCGCTTCCCCCTCCGTGTCTTTAAAGCAAGTCGAACAGTATGACCCCGTGACCAACAAGTGGGCAATTGTTGCCCCACTTCGAGAAGGCGTAAGCAATGCGGCTGTGGTTAGTGCAAAGCTTAAGTTATTTGCCTTTGGTGGTACCAGCGTGGGCCACGATAAGCTGCCTAAAGTTCAATGCTACGATCCGTGTGAAAACAGGTGGACGGTGCCAGCCATCTGCCCGCAGCCCTGGCGTTACACAGCTGCAGCTGTGCTGGGGAACCAGATCTTTATCATGGGTGGCGACACAGAATTCTCTGCTTGCTCTGCTTACAAGTTTAACAGCGAGACATACCAGTGGACTAAGGTGGGAGACGTGACAGCCAAGCGAATGAGCTGCCATGCGGTCGCATCTGGAAACAAGCTCTACGTGGTTGGAGGCTATTTTGGGATTCAGCGATGTAAAACATTGGACTGTTACGATCCTAccctggatgtgtggaacagcatTACCACGGTGCCCTATTCACTGATCCCCACAGCATTTGTCAGCACGTGGAAGCACCTGCCTTCATAA